The Acidianus manzaensis genome has a window encoding:
- a CDS encoding DUF1404 domain-containing protein: MQVLRDKLTKKNLVIPIAFLLIAINPITELLEPNYEALYMSMHYVLYIGGFILGYEAFKGSRLYLLPGIIIPVFWHIPLFFNIGGAYLDIRIVEDLSLYFGGLLAGSTLWSLNNASKVILFVLWMMGDSVLSVILIVGWPPYSNQVYRFSPFTVSEELYTGLIMFGIMTVIFIYIVTRMLRSIFKI, translated from the coding sequence ATGCAAGTTTTAAGAGATAAACTTACGAAGAAAAACTTAGTTATCCCTATTGCGTTTTTGCTTATAGCAATTAATCCAATAACTGAACTTCTAGAGCCAAACTATGAAGCGCTATATATGTCAATGCATTACGTTCTCTACATAGGAGGATTTATATTAGGTTATGAAGCATTTAAAGGATCTAGACTTTACTTACTTCCAGGTATTATTATCCCAGTATTTTGGCATATTCCTCTATTTTTTAATATTGGTGGAGCTTATTTGGATATAAGAATAGTGGAAGACCTCAGTTTATATTTTGGCGGATTATTAGCTGGTTCTACTTTATGGAGCCTAAATAATGCTAGTAAAGTTATTCTTTTCGTATTGTGGATGATGGGGGATAGCGTTTTGTCTGTAATCCTTATAGTGGGATGGCCACCATATTCAAATCAAGTATATAGATTTTCTCCATTTACTGTATCTGAAGAATTATATACTGGTTTAATTATGTTTGGAATAATGACTGTTATATTTATTTATATTGTAACAAGAATGCTAAGATCTATCTTTAAAATTTGA
- a CDS encoding APC family permease, whose translation MSNKSIFVRESSGLLKQVNLLDAIMLNLGNMSAGIALFESISPYVNSANNPTIGGPGGVLWLASILGFIFAIPQLILYTIMNRRISRTGGDYVWISRSLNGPIGAVMALSLMIESVAYFALVAFFSGSSINAVLCTIGNLDHSAGLISLAQNIFVNPYGVLDLSQKIIFYGISAAFFIIVILINIFKARWGYTIVTALGFFSFFSLILAMILIAINIHNFSSSIAPFISDFNISIPPVKYSVIPSVNWSYTLFLLPLFALYTYPWMQAGPAVSAEFKQQQKVIKLNLLLALIITGLIVTLGFFEMDLAAGYYFNYYAYGSFIYNFWTVAIALSSNPVIQWILGLGTIIWNFYVLSYGVIVFSRYVFALSFDRVLPEKFSTVNKYGSPVFAHALDLGIMLLLLLIPVFSTEAAVSLYGATILGALYFLIVSIAGAFYGIRNKISILSIAGIISALYFAFLTYEAGINPIFGFNSTVDNIPITKIFVISVLVMGAIVYLISWYKNKKKGIDINIAFKEIPPE comes from the coding sequence ATGTCAAATAAATCAATTTTCGTTAGAGAGAGTTCTGGATTATTAAAGCAAGTAAATCTTCTTGATGCTATAATGCTTAACCTTGGAAATATGTCAGCTGGAATAGCTCTATTTGAGTCTATCTCTCCGTATGTTAATTCAGCTAATAATCCTACTATTGGTGGACCTGGAGGAGTTTTATGGTTAGCTTCTATTCTAGGATTTATTTTTGCTATTCCTCAACTTATTCTATATACTATCATGAATAGAAGAATTTCTAGAACTGGTGGAGATTATGTATGGATATCTAGAAGTTTAAATGGACCTATTGGAGCAGTAATGGCTTTATCTCTTATGATAGAATCAGTAGCATATTTTGCACTAGTAGCTTTCTTTTCTGGAAGTTCTATTAATGCAGTATTATGTACAATAGGAAATCTAGATCATTCGGCAGGATTAATTAGTTTAGCTCAAAACATTTTCGTAAATCCTTACGGTGTTTTAGATCTTAGCCAAAAAATAATATTTTATGGTATATCAGCAGCATTCTTTATTATTGTTATTTTAATAAATATATTCAAAGCTAGATGGGGTTATACTATAGTTACTGCTCTAGGGTTTTTCTCATTTTTCTCATTAATTTTAGCCATGATATTAATAGCAATTAATATTCACAATTTCTCTTCTAGCATAGCACCATTTATATCAGATTTCAATATATCAATTCCACCAGTAAAATATTCTGTCATACCTTCAGTGAATTGGAGTTACACGTTATTTTTACTTCCTTTATTTGCGCTTTATACTTATCCTTGGATGCAAGCAGGACCAGCAGTATCTGCAGAATTTAAGCAACAACAAAAAGTTATCAAACTAAATCTCTTATTGGCTTTAATTATTACAGGATTAATAGTAACTTTAGGATTTTTTGAGATGGATTTAGCTGCAGGATATTATTTTAATTATTATGCCTATGGTTCATTTATCTATAACTTTTGGACTGTGGCTATAGCATTATCTAGTAATCCTGTAATTCAATGGATTTTAGGTTTAGGAACGATAATTTGGAACTTTTACGTCTTATCTTATGGTGTCATAGTATTCTCCAGATATGTTTTCGCATTATCGTTTGATAGAGTTTTACCAGAGAAGTTTTCTACTGTAAACAAATATGGCTCTCCAGTGTTTGCTCATGCATTAGATCTAGGCATAATGTTATTGTTATTATTGATTCCAGTGTTTTCAACGGAAGCAGCGGTATCATTATATGGTGCAACAATTTTAGGTGCTTTATATTTCCTTATCGTTAGTATTGCTGGTGCATTTTATGGAATTAGAAACAAAATATCAATTTTATCCATAGCTGGTATAATATCTGCTCTATATTTTGCTTTCTTAACTTATGAAGCTGGGATTAATCCAATATTCGGATTTAATAGTACTGTTGACAATATTCCTATTACAAAAATCTTCGTAATTTCTGTTCTTGTTATGGGAGCAATAGTATACTTAATCTCTTGGTACAAAAATAAAAAGAAAGGAATAGATATAAATATAGCCTTTAAAGAAATTCCGCCTGAATAA
- a CDS encoding ATP-binding protein gives MEEGLFEQTIGKLRELKVYSRQTADGRGSVSFRSFIIEFPVNSNLSAGKLLAVKAINNDYLILEVTDILPVHYGMINLDNSIPREIRDEVMKKVEESWGKSDDESWLDVYAYPIGYLLKFNNNIEFYKGYSPPIPGSTVYIFSKSLYENFVCEKNGEKIGTIIGENADLRINLDKAINYHIGVFAFTGSGKSNLTSTLIRRILKKNVKVVVFDISLEYGILLLDLLLNENSRLITTERLPINSIDAGRRFIRTHVIPEELLDLKDEIMKISSEIYNQGKMKQLYVPPEGSTYLTYGEIIDMVRAQINDKYTAFAQKPLFGLLLKKIDEIMRENKLSKEDIADNTLNPALEEIEELGKSSGLKENASIFAFLNSLKVYLSSEVKEGEEYDIEKLAIEIMDNDQNSPKLFILELSNMEEARSIVAQLINTIMARRKRSYSTTPILFVLDEAQEFIPFDTRQKDYSELSSNAVEKLLRHGRKYHLHGLISTQRLAYLNTNVLQQLHTYFISTLPRPYDRQLISETFGISDALMDRTLDLEVGQWLLISFKAALSHDVPVFFTAPNNFNELKESFQNSRSSSSIG, from the coding sequence ATGGAAGAAGGTCTTTTTGAGCAAACTATAGGAAAATTAAGAGAGTTAAAAGTATATTCTAGACAAACTGCTGATGGTAGAGGATCAGTAAGCTTCAGGAGTTTTATAATAGAATTTCCAGTTAATTCCAATTTATCAGCAGGAAAACTGCTTGCAGTAAAAGCAATTAATAATGACTATTTAATTCTTGAAGTTACTGATATTCTTCCAGTTCATTATGGAATGATAAATCTAGATAATTCTATACCTAGAGAAATAAGAGATGAAGTAATGAAAAAAGTAGAGGAAAGCTGGGGAAAGAGCGATGATGAATCTTGGCTAGATGTATATGCATATCCAATAGGGTACTTATTGAAATTTAATAATAATATAGAATTTTATAAGGGATATTCTCCACCAATACCAGGTAGTACAGTGTATATTTTTTCTAAAAGTCTTTATGAGAATTTTGTATGTGAGAAGAATGGAGAAAAAATAGGTACAATAATTGGAGAGAATGCTGACTTACGAATAAATCTTGATAAGGCTATAAATTATCATATAGGCGTTTTTGCATTCACTGGATCTGGAAAATCTAATTTAACTTCGACTCTTATAAGAAGAATACTAAAGAAAAATGTAAAAGTTGTAGTATTTGATATTTCTTTGGAATATGGTATTTTACTTTTAGATCTATTACTAAATGAAAACTCAAGGCTTATAACTACAGAAAGACTACCTATAAATAGTATTGATGCAGGAAGAAGATTTATAAGAACTCATGTAATTCCAGAAGAACTTTTAGATTTGAAAGACGAAATAATGAAAATTTCTTCTGAAATCTACAATCAGGGAAAAATGAAGCAACTATATGTCCCTCCAGAAGGATCTACTTACCTTACTTACGGAGAAATTATAGATATGGTTAGAGCGCAAATAAATGATAAATATACTGCTTTTGCTCAAAAACCACTATTTGGATTACTTCTTAAAAAAATTGATGAAATAATGAGAGAAAACAAATTAAGTAAAGAAGATATAGCTGATAACACTTTAAATCCTGCATTAGAGGAAATTGAAGAGCTAGGAAAAAGTAGTGGTTTGAAAGAAAATGCGTCAATTTTTGCTTTCTTGAATTCTTTAAAAGTATATTTATCATCAGAAGTAAAGGAAGGAGAAGAATACGACATAGAGAAATTGGCAATAGAAATAATGGATAATGATCAAAATTCTCCTAAACTATTCATTTTAGAATTGTCAAATATGGAAGAAGCGAGATCTATAGTAGCGCAATTAATAAATACAATAATGGCTAGAAGAAAAAGATCTTATTCGACAACCCCCATATTATTTGTATTAGACGAAGCACAAGAATTTATTCCATTTGATACTAGACAAAAGGATTATAGTGAATTATCTAGTAATGCTGTAGAAAAATTATTAAGACATGGAAGGAAGTATCATCTTCATGGACTAATAAGTACTCAAAGATTAGCTTATTTAAATACTAACGTTTTACAACAGCTTCATACTTATTTTATTAGCACATTACCTAGACCTTACGATAGGCAATTAATATCTGAAACTTTTGGCATTAGTGATGCTTTAATGGATAGAACATTAGATTTAGAAGTAGGTCAATGGTTATTAATTAGTTTTAAAGCTGCATTATCACATGATGTTCCAGTGTTCTTTACTGCACCAAATAATTTTAATGAGCTAAAGGAATCTTTTCAGAACTCAAGATCGTCTTCATCTATCGGTTGA
- a CDS encoding DNA double-strand break repair nuclease NurA: protein MSVISDRGVSSTIITLNDINKCAFNIRVAAIDGSLHEVNYENSKLSYVIAGAVFLRISDKSISYEESLISEDIEENINGEELMRKMEYKLANEINNVDLIFMDRKLSMDRSLGFNIPAKVIGIVKDFDRSKINVTLDSPWLTIESKEDCITIGYFRFFNWIFMYQTNLDDLNYVFNILYRLAFEPIPEALGYNYPLFLADKLAKYYRNQNVKALDFIANKKLSRYRNFRRIVENGRRSF from the coding sequence ATGTCTGTTATTAGTGATAGAGGAGTGTCAAGCACGATTATTACATTAAATGACATAAATAAATGCGCTTTTAATATCAGAGTGGCTGCTATAGACGGAAGTTTACATGAAGTAAATTACGAAAATTCTAAATTATCATATGTTATAGCTGGTGCTGTATTCTTAAGGATTAGTGATAAATCAATATCTTACGAGGAAAGCTTAATATCAGAAGATATCGAAGAAAATATAAATGGAGAAGAATTAATGAGAAAAATGGAGTATAAGCTAGCAAATGAAATAAATAATGTAGATTTGATTTTTATGGATAGAAAATTATCAATGGATAGGAGTTTAGGATTTAATATTCCAGCTAAGGTAATTGGAATAGTCAAAGACTTTGATCGTAGTAAAATTAATGTAACGTTAGATTCTCCATGGCTTACGATAGAAAGTAAGGAAGACTGTATTACTATTGGTTATTTTAGATTTTTTAATTGGATATTTATGTATCAAACTAATCTCGATGATCTAAATTACGTATTTAACATCTTATATAGATTGGCTTTTGAGCCTATACCAGAAGCATTAGGATATAATTATCCATTATTTTTAGCAGATAAGCTAGCCAAGTATTACCGAAATCAAAATGTAAAAGCTCTTGACTTTATAGCTAATAAGAAGTTATCTAGATATAGGAATTTCAGAAGGATTGTTGAAAATGGAAGAAGGTCTTTTTGA
- a CDS encoding thiamine-phosphate synthase family protein, which yields MLDTPLSLITDILLPNIRALEAKRLRNLGLSQSKIATTIGVTQPAIKQYLDIQERFYLEKLHELGLTDEEINYLLDMLTEILLANNIKNSMQFVTTFGLSNLSKLKFCNFHRSQDPRIPQDCRICETIYRQDEEEELNLSLTMIQNSLISPLIPEVLSNIAYAKKNPKNIEDVIAVAGRITKIRDIPTPASKPMWGASKHLGRILIGINKKSPEIRSVMNIKYDEKVQKSLDKLKMKYKITGPTDYADDETIENLVIANYSDNIDAIVHLGGKGVEPITYIFGKDPLDVAKKIIMIGKLYNE from the coding sequence GTGCTTGACACTCCTCTATCACTAATAACAGACATTTTACTACCTAATATTAGAGCTTTAGAAGCTAAAAGACTTAGAAATCTAGGTTTAAGTCAAAGTAAGATAGCTACAACTATCGGTGTTACACAGCCAGCAATAAAGCAATATTTGGATATTCAAGAAAGATTTTACCTAGAAAAATTACACGAATTAGGCCTAACAGATGAAGAAATAAATTATCTTTTAGACATGTTAACGGAAATATTATTGGCAAATAATATAAAAAATTCCATGCAATTCGTTACAACTTTTGGTTTATCTAATTTAAGTAAATTAAAATTCTGTAATTTTCATAGATCACAAGATCCAAGAATTCCACAGGACTGCAGAATATGTGAAACAATATATAGACAAGACGAAGAAGAAGAACTAAATTTATCATTAACTATGATACAAAATTCATTAATCTCTCCTTTGATTCCAGAAGTCTTAAGTAATATAGCATATGCTAAGAAAAATCCGAAAAACATAGAAGACGTAATTGCAGTAGCAGGTAGAATTACTAAAATTAGAGATATACCAACGCCAGCATCTAAGCCAATGTGGGGAGCTAGCAAACATTTAGGTAGAATACTCATAGGGATAAATAAGAAATCACCAGAGATAAGATCAGTGATGAACATAAAATACGATGAAAAAGTTCAGAAATCATTAGATAAATTAAAAATGAAGTATAAAATAACTGGACCTACAGATTATGCAGACGACGAAACAATAGAAAACTTAGTAATAGCAAATTATTCAGATAATATTGATGCCATAGTTCATCTAGGAGGAAAAGGAGTAGAACCAATAACGTACATTTTTGGTAAAGATCCTTTAGATGTAGCTAAAAAGATAATAATGATAGGTAAATTATATAACGAATAG
- a CDS encoding MMPL family transporter, giving the protein MKLVLLLPWIIIAILLSPIALSIQNHFVYSDAPFLNTQYQSVKVENILKEYFNYTKESEIFVLINGSYNYSLHEIENSSKYLKNYNIITPYSYIKQINESYLNAISPLISKGLNILEPYLELYNNLTRERLELLNNITCFEYQLNVTYGGNATNSSYVNVYKEYLNKTHSPQLAGYYTFHDPFIFLFSRNNFTNVTLIRYTLENFNNYSYLIYKIKGVNIPEEALANPKGFVLQEIENEAPPPPISLDNFHKNDTWLFIITVPDNESLTNVENFIQHTHGIVTGHFPIYAQSAYYTSENLKTIDIVTFILVGILLIVLLRSLLPIILLIFSALLGIEIAYGFLYTSTIFGYQIYYISGLVIPPIVFGITIDYSILFMYRYFEELKKNDSNPLKKAFRTAGRGAIFSGLSIALGFSSFLLSPSPLLRNIGEALIIASLSALIPATLFNYTALSKIPDKYLSFPKKEVPNPIDARQKYLKIVSSFSIKHKYIIVTIMAILAIISLGVFLTHNTNVAIYEIVPSNSETVKGENILSNMFNYSIDYIIIKGNPNSSYATIYNVSKMIIEKGGLVYGPASYGVDASATPSYLTNLYYNHNYSVIYVYIPYPVFSNNAINLTKELINEGFMVGGSNANRIDIVDNTVSTYYSFTLPLTIIFIIIYISIILKSVIVPLRLSATLLVSSIVGVAVMFLVFKSVYWLSPLIVFALLFSLGIDYDMFIILRIKEEKEKDENERILKGVINTGLVVTAAGLILSGAFFSLMSANMRFLEEIGFSVGFSILFDTFIVRPIFVPAIMSILKQYNWWPARESKTST; this is encoded by the coding sequence ATGAAGTTAGTATTACTTTTACCTTGGATTATCATTGCTATTTTATTATCCCCTATAGCATTAAGTATTCAAAATCATTTCGTATATAGTGATGCTCCTTTTCTTAATACTCAGTATCAAAGCGTTAAAGTTGAAAATATTTTAAAAGAATATTTTAATTATACGAAAGAATCAGAAATTTTTGTTCTTATTAATGGAAGTTATAATTATTCTCTTCATGAAATAGAGAATTCTTCTAAATACCTAAAAAATTATAATATAATTACACCTTATTCCTATATTAAACAGATAAATGAAAGTTATTTAAATGCTATATCTCCTTTAATATCAAAAGGACTTAATATTCTAGAACCATACTTAGAATTATACAATAATCTTACGAGAGAAAGATTAGAATTACTAAATAATATAACGTGCTTTGAATATCAATTAAATGTTACCTATGGTGGAAATGCTACAAATTCTAGTTATGTTAATGTTTACAAGGAATATCTTAATAAAACTCATTCCCCGCAGTTAGCTGGTTATTATACTTTTCATGATCCGTTTATCTTTCTTTTCTCACGAAATAATTTTACAAATGTTACATTAATTAGATATACATTAGAAAATTTCAATAATTATTCATATTTAATTTATAAAATTAAAGGAGTAAATATTCCTGAAGAAGCTTTAGCTAATCCGAAAGGTTTTGTTTTGCAGGAAATAGAAAATGAAGCTCCGCCTCCTCCTATATCTTTAGATAACTTTCATAAAAATGATACTTGGTTATTTATAATAACAGTTCCTGATAATGAGAGCTTAACTAATGTAGAAAATTTTATTCAGCATACTCATGGAATTGTTACAGGTCATTTTCCTATTTATGCTCAATCTGCCTATTATACTAGTGAAAATCTAAAAACAATTGACATCGTTACGTTTATTCTAGTTGGAATTCTTTTAATAGTTCTGCTTAGATCTTTATTACCTATAATTCTCTTAATATTTAGTGCATTATTAGGTATTGAGATAGCATATGGATTTCTTTATACTAGTACTATTTTTGGGTATCAAATATACTATATTTCTGGATTAGTAATTCCACCAATTGTATTTGGAATTACTATAGATTATTCAATACTATTCATGTATAGGTATTTTGAGGAATTAAAGAAAAATGATTCTAACCCGCTTAAGAAAGCGTTTAGAACTGCTGGTAGAGGAGCAATTTTTAGTGGATTAAGTATTGCTTTAGGATTTTCTTCTTTTTTATTAAGTCCTTCTCCTCTGTTAAGGAATATAGGAGAAGCATTAATTATAGCTTCTTTATCTGCTTTAATTCCAGCAACATTATTTAATTACACTGCTCTAAGCAAAATTCCTGATAAATATTTAAGTTTTCCAAAGAAGGAAGTACCAAATCCAATTGATGCTAGGCAAAAATATCTTAAGATTGTTTCAAGTTTTTCAATAAAGCATAAATATATTATTGTAACAATAATGGCTATTCTTGCGATAATTTCGCTTGGAGTATTTCTTACTCATAATACTAACGTAGCTATCTATGAAATAGTACCATCTAATTCAGAAACAGTAAAAGGAGAAAATATTTTGTCAAACATGTTTAATTATAGTATAGATTATATAATAATAAAAGGAAATCCTAATTCATCTTATGCAACAATTTATAATGTAAGTAAGATGATTATAGAAAAAGGAGGTTTAGTTTATGGTCCTGCATCTTATGGCGTTGATGCATCTGCTACTCCTTCATATTTAACTAATTTGTATTATAATCATAATTATTCAGTAATATACGTGTATATTCCATATCCTGTATTTAGCAATAATGCCATAAATTTAACAAAAGAACTAATAAATGAAGGCTTTATGGTAGGGGGCAGTAATGCTAACAGAATTGATATTGTAGATAATACTGTAAGTACTTATTATTCTTTCACTTTGCCATTAACTATAATCTTTATTATAATTTATATTTCAATTATACTTAAATCTGTAATAGTGCCGTTAAGACTATCAGCTACATTACTTGTTAGCTCAATAGTAGGTGTAGCTGTTATGTTTTTAGTATTCAAGAGTGTATATTGGCTATCACCTCTTATAGTATTTGCATTACTATTTAGTTTAGGAATAGATTATGATATGTTTATAATTTTAAGAATAAAAGAAGAAAAAGAAAAAGATGAAAATGAAAGAATATTGAAGGGCGTAATTAATACTGGTTTAGTTGTAACTGCTGCTGGATTAATTCTTTCCGGCGCATTTTTCTCTTTAATGTCGGCAAACATGAGATTTTTGGAAGAAATTGGCTTTTCTGTTGGTTTTTCAATTCTATTCGATACTTTTATTGTTAGGCCTATATTTGTTCCTGCAATAATGTCAATACTTAAACAGTACAATTGGTGGCCTGCCAGAGAATCAAAGACTTCTACGTGA
- a CDS encoding peptidase M50, translating into MSLIQELEYKFQNLNEVLAFVLAIFSIAVLAVNRVIYYGLIEGQAITPIFLTIYVGFPIIAATVAIVPHELAHRQVARRYGCLSRFTLSFTGFLATTLINLIAFFGLVFFSGYTLISCVFSMRDRKLDGITAAAGPITNIGISILSYIIAASIPATSTSILLLNYLFFYISEFNAVVAFFNLLPFWVLDGLKVFRWNIAVWGVLIAISLVLMFLTGEL; encoded by the coding sequence TTGAGTCTTATACAAGAACTAGAATACAAATTTCAGAATCTAAATGAAGTCTTAGCTTTTGTATTAGCAATTTTTTCCATAGCCGTATTAGCAGTAAATAGAGTAATTTACTATGGACTTATAGAAGGTCAAGCTATAACACCTATTTTTCTTACTATTTATGTGGGTTTTCCTATAATAGCGGCTACAGTTGCAATAGTACCTCATGAATTAGCGCATAGACAAGTGGCAAGAAGATACGGATGTTTATCAAGGTTTACTCTTAGTTTTACTGGATTCTTAGCTACTACATTAATTAATTTGATAGCTTTCTTTGGCTTAGTATTCTTCTCTGGATATACTTTAATCTCATGTGTATTTTCCATGAGAGATAGAAAATTAGATGGAATAACTGCAGCAGCAGGACCAATAACAAACATAGGAATATCCATTTTATCATATATTATAGCTGCTAGCATACCAGCGACTTCTACTTCCATCTTACTCTTAAATTACTTGTTCTTCTATATTTCGGAATTTAACGCCGTAGTTGCATTCTTCAATCTCTTACCATTCTGGGTTTTAGATGGATTAAAAGTATTTAGATGGAACATAGCAGTATGGGGAGTACTCATAGCTATATCGTTAGTATTAATGTTTTTGACTGGGGAACTATGA
- a CDS encoding rhomboid family intramembrane serine protease has protein sequence MKQTFVLMILVLIGYIIGLITSMYCFSCFIYLIQVNYLVFRGDYLSLITSILVTNSYIDFFFNFLSLLVIYYLFGSKAGRLEYLIFFFSGIIGNIFSLFLFPPLTASAGASGGIFGILAFYLTIDMLEKGKFDKYGFAILLMVFVFSDILPDVDYFAHVGGILGGVILAFTVSYFNKKKGISYNL, from the coding sequence ATGAAGCAGACTTTCGTCCTAATGATATTAGTATTAATAGGATATATTATAGGTTTAATTACTTCAATGTATTGTTTTTCATGTTTTATTTATTTGATTCAAGTAAATTATTTGGTATTTAGAGGGGATTATTTATCACTTATTACATCAATTTTAGTGACTAATAGCTATATTGATTTCTTCTTCAACTTTCTCTCTCTACTAGTTATTTACTATCTTTTTGGATCAAAAGCAGGAAGATTGGAGTATTTAATTTTCTTCTTTTCTGGAATAATAGGTAACATTTTTAGTTTATTTCTATTTCCTCCCCTTACTGCTTCGGCTGGTGCATCAGGAGGAATATTTGGAATATTAGCTTTCTATTTAACCATAGATATGTTAGAAAAAGGAAAATTTGATAAATATGGTTTCGCTATACTTTTAATGGTATTTGTATTTAGTGACATATTACCAGACGTAGACTATTTTGCTCATGTTGGAGGTATACTAGGAGGAGTAATATTAGCTTTTACAGTCTCATACTTTAATAAGAAAAAAGGCATAAGTTATAATTTATGA
- a CDS encoding adenylate kinase family protein produces the protein MKIVITGTPGVGKTTISKFLSSKLSYEYFQVSSFIIQNKLYSSFDPLRQTYNIDDEKVAEKINEYLKNKDNIVVETIYPSLIDYADKVIVLRRYPLDLYEELKNRGWNNIKIAENVESEILGVTLQEAIDWFKNPCQINVTRKTIEEISNKIINNECEEIDWLSDNNVQDLLFKLDKVISSIENN, from the coding sequence GTGAAAATAGTAATTACTGGTACTCCTGGAGTAGGCAAAACTACTATTTCCAAATTTCTTTCATCAAAATTGTCGTATGAATATTTCCAAGTTTCATCTTTTATTATTCAAAATAAATTATATTCATCTTTCGATCCGCTTAGGCAAACTTACAATATAGATGATGAAAAGGTAGCAGAAAAAATAAATGAATATTTAAAAAATAAGGATAACATAGTTGTAGAGACTATATATCCTTCTTTAATAGATTACGCAGATAAAGTTATAGTACTAAGAAGATATCCTTTAGATTTATATGAAGAATTAAAAAATAGAGGATGGAACAACATAAAAATTGCAGAAAACGTAGAATCAGAAATTCTAGGAGTAACATTACAAGAAGCAATAGATTGGTTTAAGAATCCTTGTCAAATAAACGTTACTAGAAAAACAATAGAAGAAATATCAAATAAAATAATTAATAACGAATGTGAAGAGATAGATTGGCTTTCAGATAATAATGTTCAAGATCTTCTTTTTAAATTAGATAAGGTTATTAGTTCTATTGAGAATAACTAA
- a CDS encoding Mrp/NBP35 family ATP-binding protein, with translation MSNNPFRIQPPQRQPRDLRKTQQQQQLPAVDLKIQMRMKNVKYKIPVLSGKGGVGKSFVSSNLAMALASSGKTVGIIDVDFHGPSVPKMLGVRGQVLTADDDGINPVNGPFGIKVVSIDFLLPKDDTPVVWRGAIKHTAIKQFLGDVKWGNLDYLIIDMPPGTGDEALSVAQLVPNISGFVIVTIPSEVSTLAVKKSINFAKTINTKILGVIENMSYFVCPADNKPYYIFGEGKGKKMAEEMGVDLLGQIPIEPKIAESNDLGEPFFLKYVDSPASKEFINIAEKVMKLMESNGK, from the coding sequence ATGTCTAATAATCCTTTCAGAATTCAACCACCACAAAGACAACCTAGAGATTTAAGAAAAACCCAACAACAGCAACAACTTCCTGCAGTAGATCTAAAAATTCAGATGAGAATGAAAAATGTAAAATATAAAATACCAGTCCTAAGCGGAAAAGGAGGAGTAGGAAAATCATTTGTTTCCTCTAATTTAGCTATGGCTTTAGCTTCATCAGGAAAAACCGTAGGAATAATAGATGTAGATTTTCACGGTCCTTCAGTTCCTAAGATGTTAGGAGTTAGAGGTCAAGTACTAACAGCAGACGATGATGGAATAAACCCAGTTAATGGTCCATTTGGAATAAAAGTAGTTTCCATAGATTTCCTGTTACCTAAAGATGATACTCCAGTAGTTTGGAGAGGAGCAATAAAACATACTGCTATAAAACAATTTTTAGGAGACGTAAAATGGGGAAACCTAGATTATCTAATAATTGATATGCCACCAGGCACAGGAGACGAAGCACTGTCAGTAGCCCAATTAGTTCCAAATATTTCTGGATTCGTAATAGTTACTATACCTTCTGAAGTTTCTACTTTAGCAGTTAAAAAATCTATAAATTTTGCTAAAACAATAAATACTAAAATTCTAGGTGTAATAGAGAACATGAGTTACTTCGTTTGCCCAGCTGATAATAAACCATATTACATTTTTGGTGAAGGAAAAGGCAAGAAAATGGCAGAAGAAATGGGAGTTGACTTATTAGGTCAAATACCAATTGAGCCAAAAATAGCAGAATCTAATGATTTAGGAGAACCTTTCTTTCTAAAATATGTAGATTCACCTGCATCAAAAGAATTCATAAATATAGCAGAAAAAGTTATGAAATTAATGGAATCAAACGGAAAATAA